From Amycolatopsis sp. WQ 127309:
CGCACCGGTGCCCAGGCCGAAACCGACCGCGATCGGGGCGAAGACCGCCAGCAGACCCGGCGTCGTCAGCTCACGCAGCGAGTCGCGCGTGACGATGTCGACGACCCGGCCGTACTCGGGACGGGTGGTGCCCTCCATGATCCCGGGGATGTCGCGGAACTGGCGACGGACCTCGTAGACCACCGCGCCGGCGGCGCGGGAGACCGCGTTGACGGCGAGACCGGAGAACATGAACACCACGGCCGCGCCGACGATGACGCCGACGAGGGTGTTCGGGCTGACGATCGTGTTGACGAACGAGTTCGCCCCGGAGATGCCGTCGGCCACACCGGCGCCCATGCCGGTCAGCGTCTTCGCGATCGCGTCCGAGTAGGAACCGAACAGCGCCGTCGCCGCGAGCACCGCCGTGGCGATCGCGATGCCCTTGGTGATCGCCTTGGTGGTGTTGCCGACCGCGTCCAGCTCGGTGAGGATCTGCGCGGCCTTCTCGTCGACGTCGCCCGACATCTCGGCGATGCCCTGCGCGTTGTCCGAGACCGGGCCGAAGGTGTCCATCGCGACGATGACGCCGACGGTGGTCAGCAGGCCGGTACCGGCGAGCGCCACGGCGAACAGCGCGACGCCGCCGCCGAGGAGGTACGCGCCGAACACGGCCGCGCCGATCACCAGCGCGGTGTACACAGCGGACTCGAAACCGACCGAAATGCCGGAGAGGATGACGGTCGCGCCGCCGGTCTCCGACGTCTGCGCGACGTCCTTCACCGGCTTGTACTCGGTGCCGGTGTAGTAACCCGTCAGCTTCAGGATGACCGCGGCGAGCACGATGCCGATGATCACCGCGATGGTCGCGATGACCGCTGGGTTGCCCGAGTTTTCGAAGCCCGCACCGAAGTCCGAGAAGCTGCTCGGCAAGTACACGAACGCCGCGATCGCCGACAGCACCGCGGAAATGACCGCGGAGATGTAGAAGGAGCGGTTGATCGTGACGAGACCGGGCTCGCCGACGCGCGCCTTCGTGATGTAGACACCGATCACCGCGGTGATCACGCCGATGGCCGGCACGATCAGCGGGAAGATCAGGCCGTGCACACCGAAGGCGGTGCTGCCCAGGATCAGGGCGGCGACGAGCATGACGGCGTAGGACTCGAAGAGGTCCGCCGCCATGCCGGCGCAGTCACCCACGTTGTCACCCACGTTGTCCGCGATGGTCGCGGCGTTGCGGGGGTCGTCCTCCGGGATGCCCTGCTCGACCTTGCCGACCAGGTCCGCGCCGACGTCGGCGGCCTTGGTGAAGATGCCGCCGCCGACACGCATGAACATGGCGATCAGCGCGGCGCCGAAACCGAAGCCTTCGAGGACCTTGGGCGCCTGGCCGGTGTACACCAGCACGACGACCGCGGCACCGAACAGGCCGAGGCCGACGGTGATCATGCCGACCACACCACCGGTGCGGAAGGCCACGCGCATAGCGATCTCGCGACCGCCTTCCTCGCGCGACGCGGCGGCCACGCGCAGGTTCGCCTGCGTCGCCAGCCACATGCCGAGGTAACCGATCGCGAACGAGAAGCCGGCGCCGACCAGGAAGAAGAGCGAGCGGCCGATCTTCTCGTTCCAGTCGTCGGCGGGAAGTGCGAAGAGCAGGAGGAACACGATCGCGCCGAAAATGGCGAGAGTGTTCCGCTGCCGCTTGAGGTAAGCGGCCGCGCCTTCCTGCACCGCCTTGGCGATGTCCTGCATCTTGGCGGTGCCCTGGCCCGCGGCCAGCACCTCCTTGAGCAAGACGTAGCCGATGACGAGTGCGGCAAGCGCGACCACGGCGACTACACCGACGATCGTGTAGCCACCTCCGGAGAGCGTGATGTTGCCGCCCTCCGCGAGGAACTGCCGTGCCATTCGTCCTCCAGGAGACGTCGACATGCGCCAGCGTCGACGGCAGGCCGAGGTTCGACACGGCCGACGCTGGCTTGGACCCTGTACCGAGCGACACGCTAGCCGGGCAGCAACGCACGTCTCACATGACGCTCACCACAGAGAGTGTGGATTGCGGGAGTGTATTGGTACTGCAACCAGGCCCGACAAGCCGTCCCAGGGTCGGTACAATCCGTTACCTTGTGAGCCTCCTCACTTGATCGATCACTCTGCCGCCGATCCGTTGGCCCTGCTGGGATGCGCCGGAACTGTCGGACCCCTGTGCCAAGCTCGGCGAGTGGACGATTCACGTGGGCGGCGGCTGCTGGGGCGGGTGACCGCGGGCATCCCGGCGCGCGAAGACCCGATCACGCACGTCGCGGACCTGCCGGGCCGCGCGGCGCGCTTCTCGCCGTGGCCGTCGTGGGCGGATCCGGCGGTGGTGAACGCGCTGCGTGACTGCGGCGTCCCGTCGCCGTGGGCGCACCAGGCGGAGGCGGCGTCGCACGCGTACGAGGGTCGTCATGTCGTGATTTCGACCGGCACGGCGTCCGGCAAGTCGCTCGCCTACCAGCTGCCGGTGCTGTCCCGGCTGGCCGCGGGCGAGAAGACGGCGGCGCTGTACCTGTCGCCGACCAAGGCGCTGGGCGCGGACCAGCTGCGGTCGGTGTCCTCTTTGGACGTGCCCGGCGTCCGCGCGGCGGCGTTCGACGGGGACACGCCGATGGTCGAACGCGACTGGGTGCGCGCGCACGCGAACTGGGTCTTCACCAACCCGGACATGCTGCACCGCGGAATCCTCTCGGCGCACGGGCGGTGGGCGCCGTTCTTCCGGCGGCTCGGCTGCGTCGTCGTCGACGAGTGCCACAGCTATCGCGGGGTCTTCGGATCGCACGTGGCCCTGTTGCTGCGCCGGCTTCGGCGGGTGGCGGAGCACTACGGCGCTTCGCCGGTGTTCGTACTGGCCTCCGCGACCACGGCCTCGCCGGCTTCTTTCGCTTCGCGGCTGACTGGGGTTCCATGTGTCGCCGTTACCGATGACGCGTCGCCGCGCGGCGCTCGCACGGTGGCGTTGTGGGAGCCCCCGCTGCTGGAGGAGCTGACGGGTGAGAACGGCGCACCGGTCCGGCGGTCGGCCGGCGCGGAGGCGTCGCGGATCCTCGCCGACCTGGTCGTCGAGGGCGCCCGGTCGCTGGCCTTCATCCGCTCGCGCCGGGGCGCGGAGCTGGCCGCGCTGGGTGCGCGTCGCATACTGTCCGAAGTGGACCCCCGCTTGGCGGGAACCGTTGCGGCGTACAGATCTGGCTACCTACCGGAGGAGCGCCGGGCCCTGGAGGCGGCGTTGCTGTCGGGCCGGTTGCTGGGCGTCGCGACGACCAACGCGCTGGAGCTGGGCGTCGACATCGCGGGGCTGGACGCGGTGGTGCTGGCGGGGTACCCGGGCACGCTCGCGTCGTTCTGGCAGCAGGCCGGCCGCGCGGGCCGTTCGGGCGACTCGGCACTGGTGGTGTTCGTCGCACGCGACGACCCACTGGACACGTACCTGGTGCACCACCCGGCGGCGTTGCTCGAGAGGCCGGTGGAGTCGGCGGTGCTGGACCCGTCGAACCCGTACGTGCTGGCGCCGCAGCTCGCGTGCGCCGTCGCCGAGCTGCCGCTGACCGTGCCCGAGCTGGAGGTGTTCGGCGGCGCGGCCGCCCAGGCGGTGCTCGCGGAACTGGCAGAGCAGAAACTGCTGCGCCGCCGATCGAGCGGCTGGTACTGGACATCCCGTGACCGCCCCCACGCCGACGTCGGCATCCGCGGAACGGGCGGCGAGCAGATAGCGGTGGTCGAGTCGGACTCCGGCCGAATGCTGGGCACGGTCGACCCGGGCTCGGCCTGCTTCGCCGTCCACCCCGGCGCGGTCTACCTGCACCAGGGTTCGTCGTACGTCGTGGACGAGCTCGACTTGGAGCAGGGCCTGGCGCTGGTGCACGCGGAGAACCCGGACTGGACGACAACACCGCGCGAGATCGTGGACATCTCGGTGCTGAGCACCCAGGAGAAGCAGGACTTCGGCGGAGTGAGCATCTGCCTGGGCGAGGTAGCGGTGACATCCCAAGTAGTGGGCTACCTGCGACGACGCCCATCGGGCGAGGTGCTGGACTCGACACCGTTGGACCTGCCGGAGCAAAGCCTCCACACGCGGGCGGTCTGGTACACGATCTCGTCGCACCTGCTCGGCCCTAGCGAGCCCCCACGCGCAGCGGCCCTGGGTTCGGGCGACCGCGGCGCGGCCGAGCGGGCCTCGGGTGGCGTGGGTTCGAGCGACCGGAATCCGCCCGGACGGCAGTCGGGCGACCGTGAGGTGACCGAGCGAGATTCGGGCGACCGTGCCTCGATCACTCAGGATTCCGCTGACCATGCGGCCGCAGTTCGAGATTCAGGCGGCCAGAATTCGGCCGACCGCCGTGCGGTCACTCGCGAGACCATCATCGGCGGCTTGGACTCCGGCGACCGGAATGAGCGCGGCCAGGAATCGGGCGACCGTGGCGTCGTTGATCGAGATTCGGGTGACCGCAGGCTTGCCGAGCGGGATTCGGCCGATCGCGAGACCGTCGTCGGCGAGCCGGTGATGGTCGGCTCGGGTGAGGCCGTCCGCGGATCTGGGGCCGATGGCGAGGCGGGGACCGGGGGCCATCGGGTGGGGACCGAATCTGCGGGGACGGTGGGGACCGGGGAGGAAACCCTGGCGAACGGTCGGGGGCCCGTTCACGAGGGTGGCAGGACACCGGGGGGTGCCGGATTGGTTCCGGCACGGGTCCCCGGTGCCCTGCATGCCGCCGAGCACGCGGCGATCGGCCTGCTACCGCTTTTTGCTACGTGCGACCGATGGGACATCGGCGGGGTGAGTACCGCGTGGCACGAAGACACCGGGGAGGCAACGGTGTTCGTGCACGACGGCCATCCCGGGGGTGCGGGATTTGCCGAGCGCGGTTATGCCGCGATTGTCCCGTGGCTGGTCGCAACGCGGGAGGCGATCGTCTCCTGCGAGTGCCCGACGGGATGCCCGTCCTGCGTTCAGTCGCCGAAGTGCGGGAACGGCAACGAACCGCTGGACAAGGCGGGGGCGGTGGCAGTTCTCGGAACCGTGCTCGGGGCATTGCGTCAACACGGCGCCTAGAACGGCCACTCAGTGGTCCATGGAGTTGTGTCCTGCTCCGCCTCGGCCGGGCTGGGACCGGCCTGGGGCGGTGATTCGGAGTGGCTCAGGCCGCAGTGGTCTGAACCAGCAGGGCGGCGTCGGCGCCGGCCAGTGCACGGACGAGCACGTCGTGCACCTCGGTCGCGTCCGGCAGCTGCCAGCCGCAGACCTCGGGCTTGACGCGCCAGTGCACGACACCGTGCTGGAACGGCGAGGGAGGCAGCGGGATCCAGCTGTCCTTGCCGTGCCACTGGATCGTGGCGCGGGAGGCGAGCTCCGCCGGGATGCTGTCGGCGGCGGTGGTGAGGAAGAGCCAGCGGCCGTTCGGCAGCGCGATGATGGGCGCGGGGTGGCCGAGGGCGCGGAGCAGGCGGCAGGCGCGCTTGCCGAGTTCGTCGTCGACCTCGATGGCGTCGAGCACGGTGCCGGTCGCGACGAGCAGGCTGTGGGTGCGGTCGGAGAACCAGGTGGCGACCTCGTGGGCGTGGGTGCCGATCTGCTCGCGCCAGTTGTCACTGGCCGGAACGGGACGGCGCCAGGTGAGGTCGTCGCCCTCGGTGAGCGGCGCGGGGTTGACGCCCGGCAGCACCGGCCAGCCACGCCAGGCGAGACCGATCGCCTCCGCCCGCATTTCGATGCGGAAGGCGCCGCGCCAGCTGTCCGGCCAATTCGCGTCCAACATGTCTTTCCTGCCTGTGAGGTCTGGTTCGTCGCGACCCCCCGAGACCCTGCCGTGGTGTCGCACGTCTCACTTAACGGCAAGTTGCACATTGCCCGGAACCCCCACGCGACAACCGGTGGTTAC
This genomic window contains:
- a CDS encoding bifunctional DNA primase/polymerase translates to MLDANWPDSWRGAFRIEMRAEAIGLAWRGWPVLPGVNPAPLTEGDDLTWRRPVPASDNWREQIGTHAHEVATWFSDRTHSLLVATGTVLDAIEVDDELGKRACRLLRALGHPAPIIALPNGRWLFLTTAADSIPAELASRATIQWHGKDSWIPLPPSPFQHGVVHWRVKPEVCGWQLPDATEVHDVLVRALAGADAALLVQTTAA
- a CDS encoding DEAD/DEAH box helicase yields the protein MTAGIPAREDPITHVADLPGRAARFSPWPSWADPAVVNALRDCGVPSPWAHQAEAASHAYEGRHVVISTGTASGKSLAYQLPVLSRLAAGEKTAALYLSPTKALGADQLRSVSSLDVPGVRAAAFDGDTPMVERDWVRAHANWVFTNPDMLHRGILSAHGRWAPFFRRLGCVVVDECHSYRGVFGSHVALLLRRLRRVAEHYGASPVFVLASATTASPASFASRLTGVPCVAVTDDASPRGARTVALWEPPLLEELTGENGAPVRRSAGAEASRILADLVVEGARSLAFIRSRRGAELAALGARRILSEVDPRLAGTVAAYRSGYLPEERRALEAALLSGRLLGVATTNALELGVDIAGLDAVVLAGYPGTLASFWQQAGRAGRSGDSALVVFVARDDPLDTYLVHHPAALLERPVESAVLDPSNPYVLAPQLACAVAELPLTVPELEVFGGAAAQAVLAELAEQKLLRRRSSGWYWTSRDRPHADVGIRGTGGEQIAVVESDSGRMLGTVDPGSACFAVHPGAVYLHQGSSYVVDELDLEQGLALVHAENPDWTTTPREIVDISVLSTQEKQDFGGVSICLGEVAVTSQVVGYLRRRPSGEVLDSTPLDLPEQSLHTRAVWYTISSHLLGPSEPPRAAALGSGDRGAAERASGGVGSSDRNPPGRQSGDREVTERDSGDRASITQDSADHAAAVRDSGGQNSADRRAVTRETIIGGLDSGDRNERGQESGDRGVVDRDSGDRRLAERDSADRETVVGEPVMVGSGEAVRGSGADGEAGTGGHRVGTESAGTVGTGEETLANGRGPVHEGGRTPGGAGLVPARVPGALHAAEHAAIGLLPLFATCDRWDIGGVSTAWHEDTGEATVFVHDGHPGGAGFAERGYAAIVPWLVATREAIVSCECPTGCPSCVQSPKCGNGNEPLDKAGAVAVLGTVLGALRQHGA
- a CDS encoding sodium-translocating pyrophosphatase, whose translation is MARQFLAEGGNITLSGGGYTIVGVVAVVALAALVIGYVLLKEVLAAGQGTAKMQDIAKAVQEGAAAYLKRQRNTLAIFGAIVFLLLFALPADDWNEKIGRSLFFLVGAGFSFAIGYLGMWLATQANLRVAAASREEGGREIAMRVAFRTGGVVGMITVGLGLFGAAVVVLVYTGQAPKVLEGFGFGAALIAMFMRVGGGIFTKAADVGADLVGKVEQGIPEDDPRNAATIADNVGDNVGDCAGMAADLFESYAVMLVAALILGSTAFGVHGLIFPLIVPAIGVITAVIGVYITKARVGEPGLVTINRSFYISAVISAVLSAIAAFVYLPSSFSDFGAGFENSGNPAVIATIAVIIGIVLAAVILKLTGYYTGTEYKPVKDVAQTSETGGATVILSGISVGFESAVYTALVIGAAVFGAYLLGGGVALFAVALAGTGLLTTVGVIVAMDTFGPVSDNAQGIAEMSGDVDEKAAQILTELDAVGNTTKAITKGIAIATAVLAATALFGSYSDAIAKTLTGMGAGVADGISGANSFVNTIVSPNTLVGVIVGAAVVFMFSGLAVNAVSRAAGAVVYEVRRQFRDIPGIMEGTTRPEYGRVVDIVTRDSLRELTTPGLLAVFAPIAVGFGLGTGALAGYLAGAIACGTLMAIFLANSGGAWDNAKKLVEDGNHGGKGSSAHEATIIGDTVGDPFKDTAGPAINPLIKVMNLVSVLIAPAIVQFSIGPDQNTAVRIIISLVAVAVIVAAIVVSKRRGTVLTDTPTEIKA